The window CGAGCGCGAGCACCTCCCACGGCAGCATCACCCGCGGATTCCGGTAGGCGAGCGGCGGAACGACGGCGAGCGTGGCGGCGACGAGCGTGAATCCGACCCACACCCAGTCCCGGTCGAGCGCGCTCTCGACGGCGACGAGCGCGACGAACGCGACCAGTATCCAGGCGAGCGCGGCGTTCAGCCGCCGGTCTTCGAGGAGCGACTCCAGTTGTCCCGACTCACTCATCACGCGTGCTTGGAGGGCGCCGGTTACCAAACTTTGGGGATCACGCGGCGACGTACGCGACGGCGTACGCGAGTCCGGCGACTGTGATGGCGGCGAGGCCGGTGATGGTGGCAGTCGAGAGCGGCGGGAGGCGGCGCTTCCAGTCGGGGACGACGCCGACGAATCCGACGGCGAGCACGCTGAACACGAACTGGTAGGACGTGTCGAGGGTCGGCGGCGCGATGACGAACGCGGCGAGCGCGTACGCCGCGCCGCCCGCGGCGCGGACGTTCAGGTGCCGCCACGGCGAGCGCTCGGTGAGGTGGAGGTAGGTGAGGACGCCGAGCCAGATGGCGGCGAGTTCGACGCCGAACGCGCCGAGCAGGTGGAGCGTCGGATCGGCGGCGAGCGCGAGCCGGCCGTCGAAGACGACGCCGGAGAGCGGGTAGAGGAACTGCGGGGCCTCCCCCGTGAACAGGTCGCCGAACGGATGCGAGACGAGTCCGGCGAGCGCGACCGCCGCGACCTCGCGGGGGGCGAGCGCGAGGCGGCGCGCGGCGAGCACGGCGACGAGCGCGCCCGCGGCGACGTACACGGCCATGACGAACGCGCCGAGCGCGCCGCTCGCGACGGCGGCGACGCCGACGAGCGCGAGCAGGACGGGCGCGGCGACCAGTCGCGTCCGGGAGTCGTGCGCGGCGAGCGCGAACCCGAGCGCAGCGGGGACGGCGACGACGACCGAGTGCGTCATCGCGCGGTGGACGACAGTGGACGCGCTCCAGAAGGCGTTCGCGGCGGCGAACGCGCTCGCCGAGTCGAGGCCGAGCAGGCCGGCGGGCGCGTACACCATGTCGACGTCGGGGACGGCGGCGAACGCGCCCGCGGCGACGCCGAGCGCGAGCGCCTCCGGTCGCGAGCGCCCGAGGCGGAGCGCCGCGAGGGCGACCAGCGCGAACGCGAGCGTCTCGTGGCCGACGAACATGACTAGCGAGAGTGGGTTCAGAAATATAAGTTCGCCGTCGCCCCGGGGCGTAGTGTCACTCCTCGTCCCGGAAGCGGGCGTCGACGCTCGCGGCGTGGCCGTCGAGGCCTTCGGCGTTCGCGAGCGTCGTCACGGTGTCCCGGATGTCGCCGAGCGAGTCGCGGTCGAGGCGCTGGACGGTGGTCGCGCGGAGGAACGTGTCCACGCTGAGGCCGCCGGTGACCTTCGCCCTGCCGTTCGTCGGGAGGACGTGGTTCGTGCCGGTGGCGTAGTCGCCCGCCGCGACGGGCGTGTACGGGCCGAGGAAGACGCTTCCCGCATTACTGATGCGGTCGAGGATGTGCTCGTCCTCGTCGGCCTGAATCGAGAGGTGCTCCGCGGCGTACTCCTCCGCGAACAGCACGGCCTCGCTCTGCGAGCGCGCGACGAACACGCCGCTCGCGTCCCCGTCGAGGCAGTCCTCGATGATGTCTGCGCGCTCGCGCTCGCCGAGTCGGGCGTCGATGGCCTCGCAGACGGCGTCTGCGGTGGCCTCGTCGTCGGTCACGACGACGACGGACGCGTTCGGGTCGTGTTCCGCCTGCGCGAGCGCGTCCGCCGCGACCAGTTCGGGGTCGGCGGTGTCGTCCGCGAGAACCAGGACTTCGCTCGGGCCCGCGAGGAAGTCGATTTCCACGTCCCCGCGAACCTCGGCCTTCGCCGCGGTCACCCACTTGTTCCCGGGGCCGACGACCAACTGGACGGAGTTGACGGTCTCCGTGCCGTACGCGAGCGCGCCGACGGCCTGCGCGCCGCCGACCGCGTACACGGTGTCCGCGCCCGCCGCGTGAATCGCCGCGAGCGTCACCGGGTTCATCTCGTCCGCGGGCGGCGTCGCCACCGCCACCTGCTCCACGCCCGCCACCTTCGCCGGCACGACGCCCATAATCGCCGACGACGGGTAGGCCGCCGCGCCGCCGGGCACGTAGACGCCCGCGCGCTCGATGGGCCGGAACCGCCGGCCGAGTTCGCGGCCGTCGAACGCCTCGCGCCAGTCCTCGGGAACCTGGGCCTCGTGGAACTCGCGGACGTTCTCGACGGCGTCGTCGATGGCCTGCCGGGTGTCGTCGTCGAGGTCGTCGTACGCGCGCTCGGCCGCGTCGGTCACGTCGAGGTTCCCCACGTCGGTGTCGTCGAACTCGCGCGCGAACTCGCGGAGCGCCGCGTCGCCCTCCGCGCGAACCCGCGAGAGGATGTCGCGGACGTCCCCGCGGACCGCCTCCACGCCCGCGTCGCGTTCGAAGAGCGCGCGGCGTCGCTCGGGGCCGAGGTCCGCGACGCGCTCCGGGTCGAGAGTCATACCTGAATCGAGGGCCGCGAGACGTGAAAACCGTTCGCCTCACCGCCGACTGTCCGGACGAACCGCTACCGCACAGAAGTATGTCGCCCGCGACACTACCGGACGAGTTTCTACTAGTCGGGTGAGTGGAAGTGAAATACACTGTCTGAGGG is drawn from Salarchaeum sp. JOR-1 and contains these coding sequences:
- a CDS encoding metal-dependent hydrolase, yielding MFVGHETLAFALVALAALRLGRSRPEALALGVAAGAFAAVPDVDMVYAPAGLLGLDSASAFAAANAFWSASTVVHRAMTHSVVVAVPAALGFALAAHDSRTRLVAAPVLLALVGVAAVASGALGAFVMAVYVAAGALVAVLAARRLALAPREVAAVALAGLVSHPFGDLFTGEAPQFLYPLSGVVFDGRLALAADPTLHLLGAFGVELAAIWLGVLTYLHLTERSPWRHLNVRAAGGAAYALAAFVIAPPTLDTSYQFVFSVLAVGFVGVVPDWKRRLPPLSTATITGLAAITVAGLAYAVAYVAA
- the hisD gene encoding histidinol dehydrogenase; translated protein: MTLDPERVADLGPERRRALFERDAGVEAVRGDVRDILSRVRAEGDAALREFAREFDDTDVGNLDVTDAAERAYDDLDDDTRQAIDDAVENVREFHEAQVPEDWREAFDGRELGRRFRPIERAGVYVPGGAAAYPSSAIMGVVPAKVAGVEQVAVATPPADEMNPVTLAAIHAAGADTVYAVGGAQAVGALAYGTETVNSVQLVVGPGNKWVTAAKAEVRGDVEIDFLAGPSEVLVLADDTADPELVAADALAQAEHDPNASVVVVTDDEATADAVCEAIDARLGERERADIIEDCLDGDASGVFVARSQSEAVLFAEEYAAEHLSIQADEDEHILDRISNAGSVFLGPYTPVAAGDYATGTNHVLPTNGRAKVTGGLSVDTFLRATTVQRLDRDSLGDIRDTVTTLANAEGLDGHAASVDARFRDEE